In a genomic window of Bradyrhizobium sp. LLZ17:
- a CDS encoding DUF2059 domain-containing protein, whose amino-acid sequence MSRRLLTIAGILLLLVCGASAETPSAEAMNAARKLVVTLRIADQYRALLPQLLLKLRPVVAQDRPEIERDYDTMTAPGAEIYAPFFASMIDQIAAVYAASFTLDELRQIEAFYAQPTGRKLLEKSDALAQASAQIGQDVSQKATDELKQRLVEALRQKGHKL is encoded by the coding sequence ATGTCCAGACGTTTGTTGACGATCGCCGGCATTCTCCTGCTCCTCGTCTGCGGAGCATCCGCCGAGACGCCGTCGGCGGAGGCGATGAATGCGGCGCGCAAGCTCGTGGTCACGCTGAGGATAGCGGATCAGTACCGCGCGTTGCTGCCGCAGCTTCTGCTCAAGCTGCGGCCCGTGGTGGCGCAGGACAGGCCGGAGATCGAGCGCGATTACGACACGATGACGGCGCCGGGCGCCGAGATCTACGCACCGTTCTTCGCTTCGATGATCGACCAGATCGCGGCCGTCTATGCCGCGAGCTTCACCCTGGATGAGCTGCGCCAGATCGAGGCGTTCTATGCCCAGCCGACCGGCCGGAAGCTGTTGGAGAAGTCGGATGCACTGGCTCAAGCCAGCGCCCAGATCGGCCAGGACGTCAGCCAGAAGGCCACCGACGAACTGAAGCAGCGCCTGGTCGAGGCGCTGCGCCAGAAGGGCCACAAGCTGTAG
- a CDS encoding sugar ABC transporter ATP-binding protein, which translates to MSDVVLSLRKATKLYAGVPAIEAIDFELRRGEIHALVGENGAGKSTLTKVMAGVVTLTSGAMTIDGAEVALRTPLEARNLGIAMVFQENSLVPTMTVAQNLFLGQEKFYNRLRGIYIAAQQFLQSLNFDVTPTATVSGLGAAKKQMVEIARAVLHRAKVIIFDEPTASLTPEEKKYFFDLVRDLKKRGVSIVFISHALEEALLLADRITVLRDGKHVVTDDAAKFDRAAIIQAMVGRDLSNTLYGSRKSTVRPAGARVLTVQNLKMAPMVKNNSLSVFAGQITGVFGLVGSGRTETFKIVAGVLKRDFFHGGEILLHDKPVRYRVPAPAIKDGIAYVTEDRKVEGFFETSSIARNIYLGLLSKFSKGRMMLSRREAETVGRTWIERLNVRAIGDNGKVVELSGGNQQKVVIAKSLVQEPDLIIFDEPTRGVDVGAIVEIHELINRLADDGKAVVVISSYLPEIMALSDRILVSRQGKVVEEFSALEATEEKIMYAAIH; encoded by the coding sequence ATGAGCGACGTCGTGCTCTCTCTGCGCAAGGCCACCAAGCTGTACGCCGGCGTGCCCGCCATCGAGGCGATCGATTTCGAGCTCCGCCGCGGCGAGATTCATGCGCTGGTCGGCGAGAATGGCGCGGGCAAGTCGACCCTGACCAAGGTCATGGCGGGCGTGGTGACGCTGACGTCAGGCGCCATGACAATCGACGGCGCGGAGGTCGCGCTGAGGACGCCGCTGGAAGCACGCAATCTCGGCATCGCGATGGTGTTTCAGGAGAACAGCCTGGTGCCGACCATGACGGTGGCGCAGAATCTGTTTCTCGGACAGGAGAAGTTTTACAACCGTCTGCGCGGCATCTACATCGCCGCGCAGCAGTTCCTGCAATCGCTCAATTTCGACGTCACGCCGACCGCGACTGTGAGCGGCCTCGGCGCTGCCAAGAAGCAGATGGTGGAGATCGCGCGCGCGGTCCTGCACCGCGCCAAGGTGATCATCTTCGACGAACCGACGGCGTCGCTGACGCCGGAGGAGAAGAAATACTTCTTCGACCTGGTCCGCGACCTCAAGAAGCGCGGTGTCTCGATCGTCTTCATCTCGCATGCGCTGGAAGAAGCCCTGTTGCTGGCTGACCGCATCACGGTCCTGCGCGACGGCAAGCATGTCGTGACCGACGATGCCGCCAAGTTCGACCGCGCCGCGATCATCCAGGCGATGGTCGGACGCGACCTCTCCAACACTCTCTACGGATCCAGGAAAAGCACCGTGCGGCCGGCCGGCGCGCGTGTGCTGACGGTGCAGAACCTGAAGATGGCGCCGATGGTGAAGAACAATTCGCTGTCGGTGTTCGCAGGGCAGATCACCGGGGTGTTCGGCCTCGTCGGATCGGGCCGTACCGAGACGTTCAAGATCGTCGCCGGCGTCCTGAAGCGCGACTTCTTCCATGGCGGAGAGATCCTGCTGCACGACAAGCCGGTGCGCTACCGGGTGCCCGCGCCGGCGATCAAGGACGGGATCGCCTATGTCACCGAGGACCGCAAGGTCGAGGGCTTTTTCGAAACATCCTCGATCGCGCGCAACATTTATCTTGGCCTGCTGTCGAAGTTTTCCAAGGGACGCATGATGTTGTCGCGGCGGGAAGCCGAGACGGTCGGCAGGACCTGGATCGAACGGCTGAACGTTCGCGCCATCGGCGACAATGGCAAGGTGGTCGAGCTATCAGGCGGCAACCAGCAGAAGGTCGTGATCGCCAAATCGCTGGTGCAGGAACCCGACCTGATCATCTTCGACGAGCCGACCCGCGGCGTCGACGTCGGCGCCATCGTCGAGATCCACGAGCTGATCAACCGGCTCGCCGACGACGGCAAGGCGGTCGTGGTCATCTCATCCTACCTGCCCGAGATCATGGCGCTGTCCGACCGCATCCTGGTGTCGCGCCAGGGCAAGGTCGTGGAAGAGTTTTCAGCGCTCGAAGCGACGGAGGAGAAGATCATGTACGCGGCGATTCACTAG
- a CDS encoding OpgC domain-containing protein produces MITRDQSALLAPVERDLRLDLFRGIGLWMIFLDHIPHDVVAWLTLRNYGFSDAAEFFVFISGYLVGWIYGPIIAGGWFVAALKRLWRRAAEMYVAHIMLFLLFTAQIARTARRFDNPMYEHEFNVFNFLAHPDELIGQAILLKYKPVNLDVLPLYITLVFAAPFIVWCLVRRPSLTLAASVVLYVLSRWFDWNLASYPPGTTWYFNPFCWQLMFVFAAWCGIGQIDRIGKWVWSAPAMLIAAAWLVFALLIVMTWHVPALEALIPKWMIKAIYPIDKTDLDMLRFTHFLALALWTTHFISRKWKALHTAWLRPVILCGQHSLPIFCLGVFLSFSAHWILTQYTKGAWEQLAVSLAGILIMIGAAWLLDRAERVPNLFVKVTEVEEPETAVEIAPVATGTAAPASR; encoded by the coding sequence ATGATCACACGGGACCAGTCAGCACTGTTGGCGCCGGTCGAGCGCGACCTGCGGCTCGATCTGTTCCGCGGCATCGGGCTGTGGATGATCTTTCTCGATCACATCCCGCACGACGTCGTAGCCTGGCTGACGCTGCGCAATTACGGCTTCAGCGACGCCGCCGAGTTTTTCGTCTTCATCTCCGGTTATCTCGTCGGCTGGATCTACGGGCCGATCATCGCCGGCGGTTGGTTTGTCGCCGCGCTCAAGCGGCTGTGGCGGCGCGCCGCCGAAATGTACGTCGCCCACATCATGCTGTTCCTGCTGTTCACGGCGCAGATCGCGCGCACCGCGCGGCGCTTCGACAATCCCATGTACGAGCACGAGTTCAACGTGTTCAATTTCCTGGCGCATCCGGACGAGTTGATCGGACAGGCGATCCTGCTGAAATACAAGCCGGTCAATCTTGACGTGCTGCCGCTCTACATCACGCTGGTATTCGCCGCGCCCTTCATCGTCTGGTGCCTGGTGCGCCGGCCGAGCCTGACGCTCGCGGCGTCCGTGGTGCTCTACGTGCTGTCGCGCTGGTTCGACTGGAACCTCGCGTCCTATCCGCCCGGCACGACCTGGTACTTCAACCCGTTCTGCTGGCAGCTGATGTTCGTGTTCGCTGCCTGGTGCGGCATCGGCCAGATCGACAGGATCGGCAAATGGGTCTGGTCGGCGCCGGCGATGCTGATCGCCGCGGCCTGGCTCGTCTTCGCGCTTCTGATCGTGATGACCTGGCACGTCCCTGCGCTCGAGGCGCTGATCCCGAAATGGATGATCAAGGCGATTTACCCGATCGACAAGACCGATCTCGACATGCTGCGCTTCACGCACTTCCTGGCGCTGGCACTATGGACCACCCATTTCATCTCGCGCAAATGGAAGGCGCTGCATACGGCATGGCTGCGTCCCGTGATCCTCTGCGGCCAGCATTCGCTGCCGATCTTCTGTCTCGGCGTGTTCCTGTCATTCTCCGCGCACTGGATCTTGACGCAGTATACCAAGGGCGCGTGGGAGCAGCTCGCCGTCTCGCTTGCCGGCATTCTCATCATGATTGGTGCCGCGTGGCTGCTTGATCGTGCCGAGCGGGTGCCGAACCTGTTTGTGAAGGTGACCGAGGTCGAGGAACCCGAGACCGCCGTCGAGATCGCCCCTGTCGCGACCGGTACGGCGGCGCCTGCGAGCCGCTGA